One window of the Lodderomyces elongisporus chromosome 6, complete sequence genome contains the following:
- the RPL43 gene encoding 60S ribosomal protein L43: protein MEETKRTKKVGITGKFGVRYGSSLRRQTKKLEVQQHAKYDCSFCGKRTVQRGATGIWTCKSCKKTVAGGAYTVSTAAAATVRSTIRRLRDMAEA from the exons ATGGAGGA GactaaaagaacaaagaaggTCGGAATCACAGGTAAATTCGGTGTCAGATATGGTTCATCATTGAGAAGACAAACCAAGAAGTTGGAAGTTCAACAACACGCCAAATACGACTGTTCATTCTGTGGTAAGAGAACCGTGCAAAGAGGTGCCACTGGTATCTGGACATGTAAGAGCTGTAAGAAGActgttgctggtggtgcttACACCGTCtcaactgctgctgctgctactgtCAGATCAACCATTCGTCGTTTGAGAGACATGGCTGAGGCTTAA
- the GRR1 gene encoding SCF ubiquitin ligase complex subunit (BUSCO:EOG09260GOF) has protein sequence MRSSIRRDNSNGNNSSEESNSFGTGKEILDNDNDFMMDNEYYDYEELRKALIVKRRLSSIKRPHAPYIDYELAVDKKSLLRLPTEVLLQIFHYLERKDWYSLATTCKEIADLIIEMLWFRPNMQNDSAFKKIKHVMEQNKNKTHWDYRQFIKRLNLSFMTKLVDDKLLNLFVGCPRLERLTLVNCAKLTRTPIANVLQGCERLQSIDLTGVTDIHDDIINALADNCPRLQGLYAPGCGNVSEAVIIKLLRSCPMLKRLKFNSSSNITDASILAMYENCKSLVEIDLHGCENVTDLHLKRIFLELTQLREFRISNAPAITDKLFELLPEGFIMEKLRIIDITGCNAVTDKLVEKLVACAPRLRNVVLSKCMQITDASLRALSQLGRSLHYIHLGHCALITDYGVAALVRYCHRIQYIDLACCSQLTDWTLVELANLPKLRRIGLVKCSMITDSGILELVRRRGEQDCLERVHLSYCTNLNIGPIYLLLKSCPKLTHLSLTGISAFLRREITQYCRDPPPDFNEHQKSLFCVFSGHGVNQLRNYLTQVMEERSYQLDQGDLHTLFNERRRRFLNGDLEVDDDELNIWERRGLGIPNLNPELAEIILQRRQGNNLLPHRLPMEMFRRNEEMQQMAQQFEQPMTRVTTEFHQPLQVQQQQQQQQQQQQQQQQQQQQQQQPPPPPPQRIHARHLPQPPAAPPMPAVAVMEPIQPTPPMGNQQGGDGGNEDVEMAPADLFPRM, from the exons ATGA GACTGCTGATAAGACGCGACAACTCTAATGGCAACAATAGCTCAGAGGAAAGTAACTCATTCGGAACCGGCAAGGAAATTTTAGATAACGATAACGATTTCATGATGGACAACGAATACTACGACTATGAAGAACTACGGAAGGCGCTCATTGTAAAACGCAGATTATCAAGCATTAAACGACCACATGCACCTTATATCGATTATGAACTAGCCGTGGATAAAAAATCACTACTCAGACTACCTACAGAAGTTCTACTACAAATTTTCCACTATTTGGAGAGAAAAGACTGGTATTCCCTAGCTACAACATGCAAAGAAATTGCCGACTTGATTATCGAAATGCTTTGGTTCCGTCCAAATATGCAGAATGACTCAGCATTcaagaaaattaaacatGTAAtggaacaaaacaaaaacaaaacgcATTGGGATTACCGCCAGTTCATCAAAAGATTAAACTTGTCATTTATGACAAAGCTTGTCGACGACAAACTActcaatttgtttgttggaTGTCCTAGGCTCGAGAGATTGACCTTGGTGAATTGTGCCAAGTTAACAAGAACTCCGATTGCTAATGTTCTACAAGGATGCGAGAGACTTCAGTCAATTGATTTGACTGGAGTCACCGATATCCACGACGATATTATCAATGCATTAGCTGACAACTGTCCTCGCTTACAAGGCTTGTATGCTCCAGGGTGTGGCAACGTTAGTGAGGCTGTGATTATCAAATTACTACGAAGTTGTCCAATGTTGAAACGACTCAAATTCAATTCCAGCAGCAACATTACCGATGCTAGCATTTTGGCAATGTATGAAAATTGCAAGTCCTTGGTTGAGATTGATCTCCACGGATGCGAAAATGTTACTGATTTGCACTTGAAACGAATCTTTTTAGAGTTGACTCAATTGAGAGAGTTTAGAATTAGTAATGCACCAGCAATCACTGACAAATTATTTGAGTTACTACCGGAAGGCTTCATTATGGAAAAGTTGAGAATCATTGATATTACTGGGTGTAATGCAGTAACAGATAAACTAGTTGAGAAACTTGTTGCTTGTGCACCGAGATTGCGCAATGTTGTTCTAAGCAAGTGTATGCAAATCACTGATGCAAGTTTAAGAGCATTGAGCCAGTTGGGAAGAAGCTTGCACTATATCCATCTTGGACATTGTGCATTAATTACTGATTACGGTGTTGCGGCATTGGTGCGTTATTGTCATCGTATCCAGTATATCGACTTGGCGTGTTGCTCGCAGTTAACCGACTGGACATTGGTTGAGTTGGCAAATCTTCCTAAATTGAGAAGAATTGGTTTGGTAAAGTGTTCAATGATCACCGACTCTGGAATTTTAGAGCTTGTTAGGCGTCGTGGCGAACAAGATTGTTTAGAAAGAGTCCACTTGTCATATTGTACCAACCTCAATATCGGTCCTATATATCTATTACTCAAGAGCTGCCCAAAACTCACTCACTTGTCGCTTACAGGAATCTCGGCGTTTTTAAGAAGAGAAATTACTCAGTATTGTCGAGACCCACCTCCTGATTTCAATGAACACCAAAAGTCTTTATTTTGTGTGTTTAGTGGCCATGGAGTTAACCAGCTTAGAAACTACCTTACTCAAGTGATGGAAGAGAGAAGTTATCAACTAGACCAAGGGGATTTACATACATTATTCAATGAACGCAGGCGTCGTTTCCTTAATGGTGATTTAGAAGTTGATGACGACGAGTTAAATATTTGGGAGAGACGTGGTTTGGGCATTCCGAATTTGAATCCTGAGTTGGCTGAAATAATCTTACAGCGAAGACAGGGGAACAATTTATTGCCCCATAGACTTCCTATGGAGATGTTTAGGCGGAATGAAGAGATGCAACAAATGGCAcaacaatttgaacaacCAATGACCCGAGTTACAACAGAGTTTCATCAGCCACTACAAgtacagcaacaacagcaacaacagcaacaacagcaacaacagcaacaacagcaacaacagcaacaacagcaacctCCGCCTCCACCCCCTCAACGAATTCATGCCAGACATCTTCCACAACCTCCTGCAGCTCCACCGATGCCTGCAGTTGCCGTTATGGAACCTATTCAACCTACTCCACCAATGGGCAATCAGCAGGGAGGGGATGGTGGCAATGAAGATGTGGAGATGGCACCTGCTGATTTGTTTCCTCGGATGTGA
- the CSN12 gene encoding COP9 signalosome (CSN) subunit, translating into MNGLDTYIAQFVYVSQDTKIKKTEETGRHLLHLLTINPGPSEANARKQFKTPNDFDLYKVPEKFRKLVVLHIQLMRAIYVNKSFVEAFDTLNEMCLCLVRACEQQDKWIMPAVVGIFSEFVMVYKAKNKRDPEDLDSFMVEDNEFGMESGDSSRKKKKSNLETLIDTLRRGFNVVFNDKNTDINLSKKHYVFFFLGNLMKYCFKMGKLDFAKSIMKTVESSRQNLPNMSQNVATKKYAIMYLYYTALIALDDGDYVTSEARLDEAMSLVNDYNVNTKSSKQVQSLLLILIPLKIYNHGKLPKGTIYNNSNNSNNNLTKTENSTEFDSQNKTQKNKNNKKKSNESTTNIAQNKGKKDESIWQRFPYLAFLYRDNFFPAMKQGSLLKYENVIEANQLVLLRRHIYILMQLLTQFVQVQVIKKTYAICQEIEKSHIISLSAFQLGLTISKYYSDKNQGEFRLDILVDKMPTLEVETILATLISQGRINAYISNGKQCVVFSKTNPFPAFGEKKR; encoded by the coding sequence ATGAATGGTTTAGATACTTATATTGCCCAGTTTGTTTATGTCTCCCAAGACActaaaattaagaaaacTGAAGAAACAGGACGACATTTGCTTCATCTACTAACCATAAACCCTGGACCAAGCGAAGCCAATGCACGAAAACAATTCAAGACCCCTAATGACTTTGATCTATACAAAGTTCCAGAGAAATTCAGAAAGTTAGTTGTTTTGCATATACAATTGATGCGAGCCATATATGTGAATAAATCTTTTGTTGAGGCATTTGACACATTGAATGAAATGTGTTTATGTCTAGTGCGAGCATGTGAGCAGCAAGATAAATGGATAATGCCAGCCGTTGTAGGTATATTTTCAGAGTTTGTCATGGTttacaaagcaaaaaacaagaggGACCCAGAAGATTTGGACTCATTTATGGTGGAAGATAATGAATTTGGAATGGAGTCTGGCGATTCGtcgaggaaaaagaaaaagctgAATTTGGAAACATTAATCGATACGCTTCGACGCGGTTTCAATGTAGTTTTCAATGATAAAAATACCGATATCAATCTCAGCAAAAAACACTatgtcttctttttcttgggCAACTTGATGAAGTATTGTTTCAAGATGGGCAAATTGGACTTTGCCAAAAGTATAATGAAGACAGTTGAGTCGAGTAGACAAAATTTACCCAATATGTCGCAAAATGTTGCAACGAAAAAGTATGCAATCATGTACTTGTACTACACAGCACTTATTGCTCTTGATGATGGCGATTATGTGACTAGCGAGGCAAGATTGGATGAAGCAATGTCACTTGTAAATGACTACAATGTAAATACAAAATCTAGCAAACAAGTACAAAGTCTACTTTTAATCTTGATCCCGTTAAAGATATACAACCACGGTAAACTACCAAAAGGTACGAtatacaacaacagcaacaacagcaacaacaatctaACCAAAACGGAAAACAGTACTGAATTTGATAGCCAAAATAAAAcgcaaaagaataaaaataacaaaaagaagagtaaTGAGAGCACAACAAACATTGCGCAAAACAAAGGTAAAAAGGATGAAAGTATTTGGCAACGATTTCCATATCTTGCATTTCTTTATAGGGACAATTTTTTCCCAGCAATGAAACAAGGAAGCTTACTTAAATACGAGAATGTAATTGAAGCCAACCAATTGGTCTTGCTACGACGCCACATTTACATATTGATGCAGTTGCTTACACAGTTTGTGCAAGTACAAGTAATCAAAAAGACGTATGCGATATgtcaagaaattgaaaaaagccATATAATAAGTTTGAGTGCATTTCAATTGGGACTAACAATCTCCAAATACTATAGTGACAAAAATCAAGGTGAATTTAGACTAGACATACTTGTTGATAAAATGCCGACATTAGAAGTAGAGACCATTTTGGCTACTCTAATTAGCCAAGGCAGAATCAATGCCTATATTAGTAATGGCAAGCAGTGTGTggtattttccaaaaccaaCCCATTCCCCGCATttggagagaaaaagaggtaa
- the hob1 gene encoding BAR adaptor protein Hob1 (BUSCO:EOG09262PPU): MDAERRFQEIEIETKKLSDESKKYFQAITGLLDDQIEFSKAIEEIYKPISGKLSDPNATVPEDNPDGIMAAEQYRELVKTLKETLKPDLELIEKRIVEPAQELLKVIAAIRKMATKRDHKQIDLDRHKRTYTKYEQKKERTAKDEEKMYSTQAEVEIAQQEFDYYNEMMKNELPVLFQKQSEFISPLFVSFYYMQLNIFYQMYSTMEEMKIPYFNLSDDILEAYNLKKGNIEEQTDAIGITHFKVGHAKSKLEMAKRHHASVTSPTLSATSTGTELPAYSGGAPVGYNPDYKGAELTSPTSTGSYGYQPQAGYQSPQTTYGQQLPPPQQQQPQPQQQQTGYGQPAAAGAAAPAAYQQPNATGSAPPAYMNTPPASSSETCIAMYDYTAQAQGDLTFPAGATIEIINKDDPGWWMGRYNGVQGVFPSNYVKQ, encoded by the exons ATGG ATGCCGAAAGAAGATttcaagaaattgaaatcgagacaaagaaattgaGCGATGAGTCCAAGAAATACTTTCAGGCCATAACGGGATTGCTCGATGATCAAATTGAGTTTTCCAAAGCAATTGAAGAGATTTATAAACCCATTAGTGGGAAATTATCTGACCCCAATGCAACCGTTCCCGAAGACAATCCAGATGGTATTATGGCTGCAGAGCAATACCGGGAGTTGGTCAAAACATTGAAGGAGACCTTGAAACCAGATTTGGAATTGATCGAGAAAAGAATTGTTGAACCAGCACAGGAGTTGTTGAAAGTTATTGCCGCAATTAGAAAAATGGCCACCAAACGAGATCACAAGCAGATCGACCTTGATAGGCACAAAAGAACATACACCAAGTAtgagcaaaagaaagaaaggacaGCAAAGGACGAGGAAAAAATGTATAGCACACAAGCTGAAGTGGAAATCGCTCAACAGGAATTTGATTATTACAAcgagatgatgaagaatgAACTTCCTGTTTTGttccaaaaacaaagtgaGTTTATCAGTCCATTGTTTGTCTCCTTCTACTATATGCAATTGAATATATTCTACCAAATGTACAGCACTATGGAAGAGATGAAGATTCCTTATTTCAACTTGTCGGATGATATACTCGAAGCATACAACTTGAAAAAGGGTAACATTGAAGAGCAAACCGATGCAATTGGCATTACGCATTTCAAAGTTGGCCACGCAAAGTCCAAATTGGAGATGGCGAAAAGGCACCATGCATCAGTTACCAGCCCTACTTTATCTGCTACAAGCACTGGTACTGAACTTCCAGCGTACTCTGGTGGTGCTCCTGTAGGTTACAATCCTGATTATAAAGGCGCAGAGCTTACATCTCCAACTTCGACTGGACTGTATGGATATCAACCGCAAGCAGGCTACCagtctccacaaacaacatATGGCCAGCagctaccaccaccacaacaacaacaaccacaaccacaacaacaacaaacaggTTATGGCCAACCTGCAGCCGCAGGAGCAGCAGCTCCAGCTGCTTATCAACAGCCCAATGCCACGGGCTCCGCTCCACCTGCTTATATGAACACTCCTCCAGCATCATCTTCAGAAACATGTATTGCCATGTATGATTATACTGCACAAGCCCAAGGTGACTTGACTTTTCCTGCAGGTGCAACCATcgaaatcatcaataaagACGACCCCGGTTGGTGGATGGGAAGGTACAATGGAGTGCAAGGAGTTTTCCCTTCTAACTATGTTAAACAATGA
- the CCP2 gene encoding cytochrome c peroxidase (CAZy:AA2) produces MEMKASFSSLRILVTKIISFVLVPLAFLQSLYSDFPGEYVFDRAYYLADRYLIKALFFAVFAYKLRYRKQIYLHNGFPLQRYQGYNVYLRFKCGCPKALKKKGTPLTRPMIDSAFKVPATDPNYILQVQFAIKDIFAVNHEVGSLAPIFFKLAWYCCATYDANTSLGGSNGGSSGATIRFEPEFFDKELMGLNVARNALEQVKCNFPEISYADLWTLAGKLAIEEMGGPTIKWLPGRSDYVNTEYVAPQGLLPFGNKNTDHIISIRHTFTRLGLDDQETVALIGAHGLGRCYKYTSDCEGQWSRGSLRFSNEFFRVLISESWHQEIVPETGGVQYYNNDNSLRMLNTDMELLRDPGYKIWVQEYAKDENRYFKDFAEAYAKLLDLRIRRDAKGTVILQESYIYKQRRS; encoded by the coding sequence ATGGAAATGAAAGCCCTGTTCAGCTCATTACGGATACTAGTTACAAAGATTATCTCGTTTGTTTTGGTACCATTGGCTTTTCTCCAATCACTTTATTCTGATTTCCCTGGTGAATATGTGTTTGATAGAGCTTACTATTTAGCTGATAGGTATCTTATAAAGGCATTATTCTTTGCAGTTTTTGCTTATAAGCTCAGGTACcgaaaacaaatatatcTACATAATGGCTTTCCTTTACAACGGTACCAAGGTTATAATGTATATTTGAGATTTAAATGTGGTTGTCCAAAAGCgctaaagaaaaaagggacACCATTAACCCGCCCAATGATTGATTCAGCATTCAAAGTACCAGCAACAGATCCCAACTACATTCTTCAGGTTCAATTTGCAATCAAGGATATATTTGCTGTAAACCATGAGGTTGGCTCGTTGGCGcctattttctttaaattgGCGTGGTACTGTTGTGCCACATACGATGCTAACACCCTGTTAGGCGGCTCCAATGGCGGCTCCAGTGGCGCCACCATAAGATTTGAACCAGAGTTTTTTGATAAAGAACTTATGGGTTTAAATGTTGCACGAAACGCACTAGAGCAAGTTAAATGCAATTTTCCAGAAATCTCATATGCTGACTTGTGGACATTAGCCGGAAAGCTAGCTATCGAAGAAATGGGTGGCCCCACTATAAAGTGGTTGCCTGGAAGGTCTGATTATGTGAATACTGAATACGTCGCGCCTCAAGGTTTGCTACCATTTGGAAATAAGAACACAGATCATATTATTAGTATTAGGCATACATTCACAAGACTAGGACTTGATGATCAAGAAACAGTTGCATTGATCGGAGCACATGGACTAGGAAGATGCTATAAGTATACCAGTGACTGTGAAGGACAATGGAGTAGAGGTCTGCTTCGTTTTTCAAATGAGTTTTTCAGAGTTTTAATATCGGAATCTTGGCATCAAGAAATAGTCCCTGAGACGGGAGGAGTACAATATTATAACAACGATAACAGTCTCAGAATGCTTAATACTGATATGGAGTTGCTTCGGGACCCTGGCTACAAAATTTGGGTCCAAGAGTAtgcaaaagatgaaaatagATACTTCAAGGATTTTGCTGAAGCATATGCTAAATTACTAGACTTGCGAATCCGTAGAGATGCTAAAGGAACTGTGATTTTACAAGAATCGTATATATACAAGCAAAGGAGAAGCTAA
- the BNA2 gene encoding tryptophan 2,3- dioxygenase, whose amino-acid sequence MIPSLEDYDISPSWGFLPSQLPLTRLPQDYYAQWETIADNLPSLILTKRIRNVIDKLPLLTIDNLNNDEREYRRAYQVLGFLGHAYVWGTDMPIDKLPSQIAEPWIAVADKLGLPPVGTYASLCLWNYKQIIPSDDILDLDNLTCINTFTGAIDEHWFYLVSVYFEQKGALAIATGMEALKCAKEGDIPMLTKNLQQMAEAIDLLGTALMRMEEMCDPHIFYFRIRPYLAGWKNMASVGLDNGVFYGNEKAPRGYAGGSNAQSSLIQFFDIILGVKHFATGDLKADSSFMDEMRQYMPRKHREFLTALEPHSTTIKQIVQAEEDKELTLAFDACLAMLKAFRDKHIQIVTRYVVLQAKKINKMGSNSTLRSGLARKKQNGEEKGTGGTSLLPFLKQCRDETGNAAAGSWGKRILTDGMLRLKYSKPNGINEDD is encoded by the coding sequence aTGATCCCTTCATTAGAGGACTACGATATTAGTCCACTGTGGGGCTTCTTGCCCTCGCAACTTCCACTCACAAGATTACCTCAAGACTACTATGCACAATGGGAGACTATTGCTGATAACCTCCCTTCGTTGATCTTGACCAAACGAATACGAAATGTTATTGATAAATTACCTTTATTGACAATtgacaacctcaacaatgATGAAAGGGAATATAGAAGAGCATACCAAGTACTAGGCTTTCTTGGACACGCCTACGTTTGGGGAACTGATATGCCTATAGATAAACTCCCGCTGCAAATTGCTGAACCTTGGATAGCCGTTGCCGACAAGTTGGGCTTACCACCTGTGGGGACATATGCCTCACTTTGCTTGTGGAACTATAAACAGATTATTCCTAGTGATGATATCCTTGATCTCGATAATCTTACATGCATCAATACTTTTACGGGAGCGATTGATGAGCACTGGTTTTATTTGGTCAGTGTTTATTTTGAACAGAAAGGTGCGTTGGCAATAGCTACAGGTATGGAGGCTCTCAAATGTGCTAAAGAAGGCGACATTCCCATGTTAACAAAGAACTTGCAACAAATGGCCGAAGCTATAGATTTACTTGGAACGGCTCTTATGAGAATGGAAGAGATGTGTGATCCGCATATTTTCTACTTTAGAATCAGGCCGTACTTGGCAGGATGGAAGAACATGGCTAGTGTCGGACTAGATAATGGTGTGTTTTATGGTAATGAAAAAGCACCAAGAGGCTATGCTGGAGGCTCAAATGCACAATCTTCTCTTATACAGTTTTTTGACATCATCTTGGGTGTGAAACATTTTGCTACTGGGGATTTGAAAGCCGATAGTTCGTTCATGGATGAGATGCGTCAGTACATGCCTCGGAAACATCGCGAGTTCCTTACCGCATTGGAACCACATTCAACTACTATAAAGCAGATTGTGCAAGCTGAAGAAGACAAGGAACTTACATTGGCTTTTGATGCATGTTTGGCAATGTTGAAAGCATTTAGAGATAAACACATACAGATTGTTACCAGGTATGTTGTTCTCCAGGCCAAAAAGATTAACAAAATGGGTTCGAACTCTACACTCAGATCCGGGTTGGCTCGTAAGAAGCAGAACggtgaagaaaaaggtaCCGGTGGTACTTCCTTGTTACCATTCTTGAAGCAATGTAGAGATGAAACAGGAAATGCTGCCGCTGGTAGTTGGGGTAAACGGATCCTCACAGATGGAATGTTGAGACTCAAGTACTCGAAACCCAATGGAAtcaatgaagatgattAA
- the HTS1 gene encoding Cytoplasmic and mitochondrial histidine tRNA synthetase — translation MTKKAKAQDFVLKTPKGTKDWADKDMIIREAIFNKLSTMFKKHGGVTIDTPVFELREILTGKYGEDSKLIYNLEDQGGELTSLRYDLTVPFARFVACNSVSSIKRYHIAKVYRRDQPAMTKGRMREFYQCDFDIAGNYDLMVPDSEILNILCEGLVGLNITDFKVKLNHRKILDGIFEACGVPEADIRKVSSAIDKLDKSPWDAVKKEILEKGQSEETADKIWTFVQHSGSIREVIDILKKSEGLENESAQQGIKEMEVLADYVEAFDISKHLSFDLSLARGLDYYTGLIYEAVTSASAPPENAKELKEKASEEKKKLKEKKEKKDKKSKDAKEGSTEVAAAVEEEEDASAYVGVGSIAAGGRYDNLVGMFSNNKSIPCVGISFGVERLFSIIKQRVDLSKMNSQHTDVYVMAFGGGEGWNGFLKERMQITNQLWKAGIHAEFLYKGKANIRKQFDGAEKSGAKIAVILGKEEYPEGKLRIKLLGQGEENEGELISIEDLIPTVKKELGSIEVEDITASLNNL, via the coding sequence ATGACAAAGAAGGCAAAAGCACAGGATTTCGTTCTTAAGACTCCGAAAGGTACCAAGGATTGGGCCGACAAGGATATGATCATCAGAGAGgcaattttcaacaaattgtcGACGATGTTCAAGAAGCACGGTGGTGTAACCATTGATACTCCGGTATTTGAGCTTCGTGAAATCCTTACAGGTAAATATGGTGAAGATTCAAAGTTAATTTACAATTTGGAGGATCAGGGAGGTGAATTGACCTCGTTGCGATACGATTTGACTGTGCCATTTGCCAGATTTGTCGCATGTAACAGCGTTAGTTCTATCAAGAGATACCACATTGCCAAGGTCTACAGGAGAGACCAACCAGCAATGACTAAAGGTAGAATGAGGGAGTTTTACCAATGTGATTTCGATATTGCTGGTAATTACGATTTGATGGTCCCAGACTCGGAAATTTTGAATATCTTATGTGAAGGTCTTGTAGGATTGAACATTACTGACTTTAAGGTTAAATTGAATCACAGAAAAATCCTTGATGGTATCTTTGAAGCTTGTGGTGTTCCCGAAGCTGACATCAGAAAAGTTTCATCAGCAATCGACAAGTTGGACAAGTCGCCATGGGATGCAGTGAAGAAGGAGATCTTGGAGAAAGGTCAAAGCGAGGAAACTGCTGACAAGATCTGGACCTTTGTTCAACATAGTGGAAGTATTAGAGAGGTGATtgatattttgaaaaagagtgAAGGTTTGGAAAATGAGTCTGCACAACAGGGTATTAAGGAGATGGAAGTGCTAGCAGATTATGTTGAAGCATTTGACATTCTGAAACACTTGAGTTTTGACTTGAGTCTAGCAAGAGGATTGGACTATTACACAGGTTTGATCTATGAGGCTGTcacttctgcttctgctccACCTGAAAACGCAAAGGAgttgaaagagaaagcatcggaagaaaaaaagaaattaaaggaaaagaaagaaaagaaggacaaaaaatcaaaggATGCTAAGGAAGGATCTACTGAAGTGGCAGCAGCAGtcgaggaagaagaagatgcaTCTGCTtatgttggtgttggttcTATTGCAGCAGGTGGTCGTTATGATAACTTGGTTGGTATGTtttccaacaacaaatcTATTCCTTGTGTAGGTATCTCATTTGGTGTTGAAAGACTTTTTTCCATTATCAAGCAAAGAGTTGATTTGAGCAAGATGAACTCGCAACACACAGATGTTTATGTTATGGcatttggtggtggtgaggGATGGAATGGATTtttgaaagagagaatgcAAATCACTAATCAGTTATGGAAGGCAGGTATTCATGCCGAGTTCTTGTACAAGGGTAAAGCCAACATTAGAAAGCAATTCGACGGTGCTGAGAAATCAGGTGCAAAAATCGCGGTGATTTTGGGTAAAGAAGAGTACCCTGAAGGCAAATTAAGAATCAAATTATTGGGACAAGGTGAGGAAAATGAGGGTGAATTGATCTCTATTGAAGATTTGATTCCAACTGTTAAGAAAGAATTGGGTAGCATTGAAGTAGAAGATATCACTGCTTCATTGAACAACTTATAG
- a CDS encoding uncharacterized protein (MEROPS:MER0323972) yields the protein MTAKEMKEEEEETGSPVQVYVYDLSRGLARVYSPMMLGFQIDAIYHTSVVVRGKEYYLDQGIKSHPVHQSAHFKYGIPIEKIDVGETFIDDEILNDFINDLNNHEEMKYHAQSYDLFTNNCNHFTNVLIEFLCDSQLDERILKLPEAVLASPAGQMLKQMIENQA from the coding sequence ATGACAGCaaaggaaatgaaagaagaagaagaagaaaccgGGTCTCCTGTTCAAGTTTATGTATACGATCTATCACGTGGACTAGCTAGAGTGTATAGTCCCATGATGCTTGGGTTTCAAATTGATGCTATATACCACACTTCAGTAGTGGTACGAGGGAAAGAATACTACTTGGACCAAGGTATAAAGTCGCACCCAGTACATCAATCTGCGCATTTCAAATACGGAATACctattgaaaagattgatgTTGGAGAGACGTtcattgatgatgaaatacTCAATGACTTTATTAATGATTTAAATAACCACGAAGAGATGAAGTACCATGCACAGTCCTACGATTTGTTTACTAATAATTGCAACCATTTCACCAATGTTTTGATTGAATTCCTTTGTGACTCTCAATTAGATGAGAGAATATTGAAATTACCCGAGGCAGTATTAGCTAGTCCTGCAGGTCAAATGTTGAAGCAAATGATTGAAAACCAGGCCTAA